The Candidatus Acidiferrales bacterium genomic interval ACCAGCCGCTTGGCTTTTTCGAGGACCATCTCGGCAACCTGAATGTGCCGCTGAGGCGGCTCATCAAAGGTGGAACTGATCACCTCGCCGCCGTGCACGGTGCGCTGCATGTCGGTAACTTCCTCCGGGCGTTCGTCGATCAAAAGGACGATCAGGCTCACCTCCTGGTGGTTCAAGGCGATCGAGTTGGCGATCGTCTGGAGGAGCATGGTCTTGCCGGTGCGGGGCGGCGCAACGATCAGGCCGCGCTGGCCTTTGCCCACGGGCGTGAGCAGATCCATCACGCGCGCCGAGATGTTTTCCGTAGCCGTTTCCAGCCGGATACGCTCCTGCGGGTAGAGGGCGGTCAGGTTGTCAAAAAAGATTTTGTTCCGAGCGACTTCGGGGTCTTCAAAGTTGACCGCTTCCACCTTGATGAGCGCAAAGTAGCGTTCGCCATCCTTGGGCGGGCGCACCTGACCGGAAACCGTATCGCCCGTCCGCATATCGAACTTGCGGATCTGCGACGGCGAGACGTAGATGTCATCCGGCCCCGGGAGATAGTTGTACTCAGGCGCGCGCAAGAAGCCGAAGCCGTCCGGCAGACACTCGAGGACGCCCTCGGAAAAGATCAAGCCGTTCTTCTCCGTCTGAGCGCGAAGGATCTGGAAGATCAGCTCCTGCTTGCGCAGGCCGCTCGCGCCGGGGATGTTCAAGTCCACGGCGATTTTGGAAAGTTCCTTGATGTTCTTGTCTTTCAGTTCAGCTAGGTTCATGGATGGTTCTTCACCCGTTCTGGGGTGCGCCGACAGGTCGGGGCGCCCCGTAGTTGCCGCTATTTCCGCTCCCGATAGTGCCTGGAGAGGATGGCGGCGGGTAAACAGGACATGAGTCTTTCGGACTTGCCTCTCAAGAAATCAATGGTTGAAAGCATCTTGGTTTGTAGCAAGGGGCCACCGGGTCACAGGGGTTAACCGCGGCAGGGACTCCATCGGAGTGGAGTTGAGCCTCCCGACGAAGGGCCGTTCCAAGACCTCCTTATGGCCCGCGGGCAACCACCAACTCAGATCACAGCAGCAGCCCGATCTGGCATGCCGCGACTGGTCGGGGCAGCTTGCCCGAGTGGCCGAACTTCGAGCTAGAGCAGCGCGATGGGTGAAACAAAACAGGGGCCGGCTAGTGTCGTTCCCAATCTGATGGCCCTGGACTTCATCCTTCCCTCGACGTCAGTGTTAGTGGCATAGAGAGCGACCTGCCCGAAAGAAGGTGGTCGCGAACTAGTTTGCAATCTGCTGATCGCCCTCAGCCGCGGGTTCAAATTTCGTCGCGATGCTGGAAACCTCGGGCGCGATTGTTTCGCCCGGGCGCAGGGGTCGCTCCAAAGCAATCTCGAGCACCTCATCCATCGTATCCACAAACTTCACGGCCAACACCTCCTGGATTTCCTTCGGGATGTCGGCCATATCCTTTTCGTTGTCCTTGGGCAAAACCACCGTGCGGATGCCCGTGCGGTGAGCGGCGAGGAGCTTTTCTTTCACACCGCCAATGGGGAGCACCTTGCCGCGCAAGGTAATTTCACCGGTCATGGCAACGTCGCAGCGGACAGGGATACGGGTCAGGGCGCTCACGATGGTGGTCGCCATGGAGATGCCGGCCGACGGGCCGTCCTTGGGAATGGCGCCTTCAGGCAGGTGAACGTGGATATCCAGGTGGCGATAGAAATCTTTGGGCAGGCCGAAATGCGACGCGCGCGTGCGGACGTAGCTCATTGCCGCCTGGGCGGACTCCTGCATGACATCGCCGAGCTTGCCGGTGAGCGTCAACTTGCCCTTGCCCTCCATCAAGGTGGCCTCGATGGCAAGCAACTGTCCGCCCACCTCAGTCCAGGCCAAGCCGTTGGCCAGGCCAACTTCGTTCTTCTTTTCGCTTTGTGTGTCGCGGTACTTGATGACGCCGAGGAAGTCCGGCAGCACCTCCGGCGTGACGTTGACAGAGATCTCTTTCCCTTCCTTAATGACCTTGCGGGTGGTCTTGCGGCAAACGTTGCTGATCTCGCGTTCCAGATTGCGCACGCCGGCTTCGCGGGTATAGGACTGGATCAAGAAACTGAGCGCGCTATCGCTGAACGCGAGGTTCTTCTCCGAAAGGCCGGTGGCCTTGCGCTGCTTGGCAACCAGGAAGCGCTTGGCAATCTCCACTTTTTCCTGTTCGGTGTAGCCGGAGAGGCGGAGGATCTCCATCCGATCCTGCAACGGTTGCGGAATGGTGTGGAGCACGTTTGCCGTACAAATGAACATGACCTTCGACAGGTCATACTCCACGTCGAGATAATGGTCGATGAAGCTTTTGTTCAGCTCGGGGTCCAAAACCTCCATGAGAGCGGCTGAGGGGTCGCCGCGAAAATCCATGGACATCTTGTCCACTTCGTCCAGCATGAAGACGGGATTGATGGTGGCGGCCTTGCGCATCATCTGGAGAATCT includes:
- the rho gene encoding transcription termination factor Rho encodes the protein MNLAELKDKNIKELSKIAVDLNIPGASGLRKQELIFQILRAQTEKNGLIFSEGVLECLPDGFGFLRAPEYNYLPGPDDIYVSPSQIRKFDMRTGDTVSGQVRPPKDGERYFALIKVEAVNFEDPEVARNKIFFDNLTALYPQERIRLETATENISARVMDLLTPVGKGQRGLIVAPPRTGKTMLLQTIANSIALNHQEVSLIVLLIDERPEEVTDMQRTVHGGEVISSTFDEPPQRHIQVAEMVLEKAKRLVEHKRDVVILLDSVTRLARAYNAITPPSGKVLSGGIDANALQRPRRFFAAARNIEEGGSLTIIATALIETGSRMDDVIFEEFKGTGNMEINLDRRLVDKRVFPAIDINRSGTRKEELLMPRDELNRIWVLRKVLNPLSPVEAMELIIDKLSKTKSNSEFLNRMSDPG